The Oncorhynchus tshawytscha isolate Ot180627B linkage group LG08, Otsh_v2.0, whole genome shotgun sequence genome window below encodes:
- the LOC121846905 gene encoding uncharacterized protein LOC121846905: MLIHQRGPRREQEQRNRSKPQGGLKKLADQIQRVHQLTHSEEAPGEKSLKRKEPEKKRDKRPKFPPVWPESPEVGGGNMSATPDDIPVGAGLFDRSPLQRGSEVLPKEWEHLFPEMDAFSDGSQVRPEEGTTGEESGGEALYQEQKEKSCKEEQKSCKMKEMGISLQLIFQLLPDLHNELLKLGPRKNSDNDRIRAIEDNTKMMHALTIKINDKSRKRREEPVERGKKTGPVDRFKFHVPPQLLTELGEQRTGYVWKKKPVPEEPLCGWTRHITKGEAVWDPKGCDLTLTKYVEHWEFIMNKITLAEGGEFEIEIARIGLSEGNSYEYVKLGPMPAPEQKLLVTTKVMTTMVAAAVTTNYH; the protein is encoded by the coding sequence ATGCTGATTCACCAGAGGGGACCCCGGAGGGAGCAGGAGCAGCGGAATCGATCAAAGCCCCAGGGAGGACTCAAGAAATTGGCAGACCAAATACAACGAGTGCATCAGCTAACACACTCCGAAGAAGCACCAGGGGAAAAGAGCCTGAAAAGAAAAGAGCCTGAAAAGAAAAGAGACAAACGACCAAAGTTTCCTCCAGTATGGCCAGAAAGCCCAGAAGTGGGAGGGGGTAACATGTCTGCCACTCCTGATGATATACCTGTTGGGGCAGGCCTCTTTGACAGAAGCCCTCTACAGAGGGGCTCCGAGGTATTGCCTAAAGAATGGGAACATCTCTTCCCTGAAATGGATGCCTTCTCAGATGGAAGCCAGGTTCGGCCTGAGGAGGGAACAACAGGAGAAGAAAGCGGAGGAGAAGCATTATACCAAGAGCAGAAGGAGAAATCGTGCAAGGAAGAACAGAAATCCTGCAAGATGAAAGAAATGGGGATTTCCCTACAATTGATTTTTCAGCTCTTACCTGATCTCCATAATGAACTATTGAAATTAGGACCACGAAAGAACAGTGACAATGACAGAATAAGAGCGATTGAGGACAATACGAAGATGATGCACGCACTCACCATCAAGATAAATGATAAaagcaggaagagaagagaggaacctGTCGAACGAGGTAAAAAGACAGGACCTGTTGATAGGTTTAAGTTTCATGTTCCGCCACAACTTCTAACAGAACTAGGGGAACAGAGGACAGGTTATGTATGGAAGAAGAAACCTGTACCAGAGGAGCCACTCTGTGGATGGACGCGTCAtataacaaagggagaagctgtttGGGACCCCAAAGGATGTGATCTGACATTAACCAAATATGTGGAACACTGGGAGTTTATCATGAACAAGATAACACTAGCAGAAGGTGGAGAATTTGAAATTGAAATAGCAAGAATAGGACTGAGTGAAGGAAACAGTTACGAATATGTTAAATTGGGTCCTATGCCAGCACCTGAACAAAAACTGCTGGTGACAACCAAAGTAATGACAACAATGGTGGCGGCTGCTGTAACGACCAACTACCACTGA